A genomic window from Cloacibacillus evryensis DSM 19522 includes:
- a CDS encoding glycine/betaine/sarcosine/D-proline family reductase selenoprotein B has protein sequence MKKAIYYINQFFGGVGGESDADFEPIIKEGAVGPAQGVQAMLKGVEITHTVICGDNAMSSHKEESLKRIAGFLEGKEFDLVLAGPAFSSGRYGVSCGEMCKFAHETYGVTAVTSMNEENPGVALFREDPFYIMKGSRSAAKMRHDSTAIAALANKLAAGEEILWADAEGYFSHGIRKEVFAEKTAGDRAVDMLLTKLAGQPYVTELKIEPRDNVVPSKAVGDLSKAKVAFVSTGGLVPLGNPDRIPGGTCSIWATYDVTGKDVLVKGDFYSVHCGINTDFVNANPEVLFPLSSFREFEKDGVIGKFCNTFYSTTGNLATLKDARRMGKEVAEALKKEAVDAVVLVSTUGSCTRCGATMVKEIDRAGFPIVHVTNLVSVSKVTGANRIVPGYGLVSPFSDPLLTPEEQKAMQKNLVERALKAISTDVTEQTFF, from the coding sequence ATGAAAAAAGCGATATATTACATCAACCAGTTCTTTGGCGGCGTGGGCGGCGAAAGCGACGCCGACTTTGAGCCCATCATTAAAGAAGGAGCCGTCGGCCCCGCGCAGGGCGTGCAGGCGATGCTGAAAGGTGTGGAAATCACGCACACCGTGATCTGCGGCGACAATGCCATGTCCAGCCATAAAGAAGAATCTCTCAAGCGGATCGCCGGATTCCTGGAAGGCAAAGAATTCGACCTCGTTCTCGCCGGCCCCGCGTTCAGCTCCGGCCGTTACGGCGTGAGCTGCGGCGAGATGTGCAAATTCGCCCATGAAACATACGGCGTGACCGCCGTCACAAGCATGAATGAAGAGAATCCCGGAGTCGCGCTCTTCAGAGAAGACCCCTTCTACATTATGAAAGGCAGCCGCAGCGCCGCCAAGATGCGCCACGACTCGACCGCGATCGCGGCTCTCGCCAACAAACTCGCCGCCGGCGAAGAGATCCTCTGGGCAGACGCCGAAGGTTACTTCTCGCACGGAATCAGAAAAGAGGTATTCGCGGAGAAGACCGCGGGCGACCGCGCCGTCGACATGCTTCTCACGAAGCTCGCCGGCCAGCCCTACGTCACCGAGCTTAAGATCGAGCCGCGCGACAATGTCGTTCCCTCCAAAGCCGTCGGCGATCTCAGCAAAGCCAAGGTCGCCTTTGTCAGCACAGGCGGACTTGTTCCCCTCGGCAACCCAGACCGTATTCCCGGAGGCACCTGCTCCATCTGGGCGACATACGATGTCACCGGCAAGGATGTTCTTGTGAAGGGCGACTTCTACAGCGTACATTGCGGCATCAACACAGATTTCGTCAACGCCAATCCCGAAGTTCTGTTCCCGCTGTCTTCATTCAGGGAATTTGAGAAAGACGGGGTGATCGGCAAGTTCTGCAACACCTTCTACTCGACCACCGGCAACCTGGCCACCCTCAAAGACGCCCGCAGGATGGGCAAAGAGGTCGCCGAGGCGCTCAAAAAGGAAGCGGTCGACGCCGTTGTCCTCGTCAGCACCTGAGGAAGCTGCACTCGTTGCGGTGCAACGATGGTAAAAGAAATAGACAGAGCCGGCTTCCCGATCGTGCATGTTACCAACCTTGTTTCCGTCTCCAAAGTTACTGGAGCGAACCGCATAGTCCCCGGTTACGGACTTGTGTCTCCCTTCAGCGACCCTCTGCTTACGCCTGAAGAGCAGAAGGCAATGCAGAAAAACCTCGTCGAGCGCGCCCTTAAAGCTATCTCCACGGATGTGACCGAGCAGACATTTTTCTAA
- a CDS encoding TAXI family TRAP transporter solute-binding subunit, whose product MSRSKISIVAAFVFCLSLVLSCCSSAAAAPVYPKFVKIGTGFPGGIWYPASAVLASKLEAALKKAGINAPCSVQSTGGAFNVSAVHEGKEMVLTLTTAQNQYLAYKGMAPYEKPLTNLRVVGTQELMLAQLIVPEKSDIKNISQLKNKKVNGGKLASTDRMMIEALFKAYGMSFNDIKAAGGEVMALGWDDASTMMQDGHMDFIGTYGGLMPSIVNLIVQPGVKFLSIDDAHADKVLADPSMTGYVKATMQPNTYDRQNYPVKTIAIPTTIVCNADLPEDFVYIVTKTIYESGYHKDSFKATEARGWPKICNPQDLPKVANIPLHPGALKYLKEKGIKVK is encoded by the coding sequence ATGTCCCGTTCGAAAATTAGTATAGTAGCCGCATTCGTTTTTTGTCTTAGCCTTGTTTTATCTTGCTGCAGCAGTGCAGCGGCGGCACCGGTTTATCCTAAATTCGTTAAAATCGGCACAGGGTTCCCCGGAGGTATCTGGTATCCCGCTTCTGCCGTTCTGGCGTCAAAGCTGGAAGCCGCTTTGAAAAAAGCCGGCATAAATGCCCCCTGCTCAGTTCAGTCGACCGGCGGCGCTTTCAACGTCTCCGCCGTGCACGAAGGCAAAGAAATGGTGCTTACGCTGACCACCGCGCAGAACCAGTACCTGGCCTATAAGGGAATGGCTCCCTATGAAAAGCCGCTGACAAATCTGCGCGTGGTCGGAACCCAGGAACTGATGCTCGCGCAGCTGATCGTCCCGGAAAAATCCGATATCAAAAACATCAGCCAGCTGAAAAACAAGAAGGTCAACGGCGGCAAGCTCGCGTCAACCGACAGGATGATGATCGAGGCGCTCTTTAAGGCCTATGGCATGTCGTTTAACGATATCAAAGCCGCGGGCGGAGAGGTCATGGCCCTCGGATGGGACGACGCCTCCACGATGATGCAGGACGGACATATGGACTTCATCGGCACCTACGGCGGCCTTATGCCGAGCATCGTCAACCTTATCGTGCAGCCCGGCGTAAAATTCCTCAGCATAGACGACGCCCACGCCGATAAAGTGCTGGCCGACCCCTCGATGACCGGTTATGTAAAAGCCACAATGCAGCCTAACACATATGACCGTCAGAATTACCCCGTGAAGACCATCGCCATTCCCACGACCATAGTCTGCAACGCCGACCTTCCGGAAGATTTCGTCTATATCGTCACCAAGACCATTTATGAATCCGGATACCATAAAGATTCCTTTAAAGCCACGGAGGCGAGAGGCTGGCCGAAGATCTGTAATCCGCAGGACCTTCCCAAGGTAGCCAATATCCCTCTTCACCCCGGCGCGTTGAAGTATCTTAAAGAGAAGGGCATAAAAGTTAAATAA
- the rny gene encoding ribonuclease Y → MEFTTAVLCIITGLAVGALVGFTYHKKSEEKKFRGALSESERIIQEAAKKAEIAKRDILAEGKEEIHRLRQELDRDTKERRGELQRSERRLEQKEENLDKKIENISRKEEELKNRNEHVQEKLNRLSAQEQELIAKLEQIAQLTREEAREQLLAEVESDANHIIGLRLKELEERAKREADRKAQEVIATAIQRCSVEFASDVVVSVVNLPSDEMKGRIIGREGRNIRTFETLTGVDLIVDDTPEAVTLSSFDPVRREVARLSLERLVVDGRIHPARIEEIIERAEKDVQVQILETAEEALLETGIKNMNGELAKIIGQLRYRTSYGQNALGHSLEVAHLAGVMAAELGLDELKARRAGLLHDIGKAVDHQIEGTHAKIGADLAKRYGESPDIVNAIASHHEDEEPLTIYAVLVAAADAVSASRPGARRESLDAYVKRLEKLEEVAKTFSGVSKAFAIQAGREVRVAVAPSVTDDGEMQKLAYDIARKIEEELRYPGQIKVTLIKETRAVEYAK, encoded by the coding sequence ATGGAATTTACCACAGCTGTACTATGTATAATCACCGGGCTTGCAGTCGGGGCCCTGGTCGGTTTTACATATCACAAAAAAAGTGAAGAAAAAAAATTCAGAGGAGCCCTTTCAGAATCAGAGCGCATCATACAGGAGGCTGCTAAAAAGGCCGAAATCGCGAAGCGCGATATTCTCGCCGAGGGCAAAGAAGAGATACACAGACTGAGGCAGGAACTCGACCGCGACACGAAAGAGCGCCGCGGGGAGCTCCAGCGTTCCGAGCGCAGGCTGGAACAAAAAGAAGAAAATCTCGACAAAAAGATCGAGAACATCAGCCGCAAAGAAGAAGAACTCAAGAACCGCAATGAACATGTACAGGAAAAGCTGAACAGGCTCTCCGCACAGGAGCAGGAACTCATCGCGAAACTGGAGCAGATCGCCCAGCTGACGCGCGAGGAGGCCCGCGAACAGCTTCTTGCCGAGGTTGAGTCCGACGCGAACCATATTATAGGGCTGCGCCTCAAAGAGCTTGAAGAACGCGCGAAACGCGAGGCGGACCGCAAGGCTCAGGAGGTCATCGCGACAGCCATCCAGCGCTGCAGCGTTGAATTTGCCTCCGACGTGGTCGTCAGCGTCGTAAACCTTCCCTCCGATGAGATGAAGGGACGTATCATCGGGCGCGAGGGCCGCAACATCAGGACTTTTGAAACACTCACCGGAGTTGATCTCATCGTCGACGACACACCGGAGGCCGTCACGCTGAGCAGCTTTGATCCCGTGCGCCGCGAAGTGGCCAGGCTCTCGCTGGAGAGGCTGGTCGTGGACGGCAGGATCCATCCGGCCCGCATAGAGGAAATAATAGAACGGGCGGAGAAGGACGTTCAGGTCCAGATCCTCGAGACCGCCGAAGAGGCGCTTCTCGAAACGGGCATCAAAAACATGAATGGTGAGCTTGCAAAGATAATCGGACAACTGCGTTACCGCACCAGCTACGGACAAAACGCCCTCGGCCACAGCCTTGAAGTGGCGCATCTTGCGGGCGTGATGGCGGCGGAGCTGGGACTCGATGAATTGAAGGCCCGCAGAGCAGGGCTTTTACATGATATAGGCAAAGCCGTTGACCACCAGATAGAGGGTACGCACGCGAAGATCGGCGCCGACCTGGCGAAACGCTACGGAGAGAGCCCCGACATCGTCAACGCGATAGCCTCTCACCATGAAGACGAAGAACCATTGACGATCTACGCCGTGCTCGTGGCGGCGGCCGACGCCGTAAGCGCCTCGCGCCCCGGAGCGCGCAGGGAGAGCCTTGACGCCTACGTCAAGCGTCTTGAAAAGCTGGAAGAGGTCGCCAAGACCTTCTCCGGCGTCAGCAAAGCTTTCGCGATCCAGGCGGGACGCGAAGTGCGCGTGGCGGTGGCCCCATCGGTGACCGACGACGGCGAGATGCAGAAACTCGCCTACGACATCGCGCGCAAGATCGAGGAAGAACTCAGATACCCCGGGCAGATAAAGGTCACTTTGATCAAAGAGACCCGCGCCGTCGAATATGCGAAATAA
- a CDS encoding GrdX family protein: MGLFSYSYVCISNNPNLKGHVQSLDYLDGGALDVLYAGRDLIHLGWELLANPLYGNFKPNQQPYRSLILKKDCSRGGAIDLQSLDLIENAIRVFESSPKLMRPGELTERIDNDFRYLDFILLEETFHQYSVLTPPERRYPEAVNR; encoded by the coding sequence ATGGGTTTGTTCTCGTATTCTTATGTGTGCATCTCAAACAACCCTAATCTCAAAGGTCATGTACAGTCGCTCGACTATCTGGACGGAGGCGCGCTGGACGTTCTATACGCCGGCCGCGATCTTATCCACTTAGGCTGGGAGCTGCTTGCCAATCCCCTCTATGGGAATTTCAAGCCAAATCAGCAGCCTTACCGCTCTCTTATCCTCAAAAAGGATTGTTCCAGGGGCGGCGCTATCGACCTCCAGTCGCTTGACCTCATCGAAAACGCGATCAGGGTCTTTGAAAGTTCCCCGAAGCTTATGCGCCCCGGCGAGCTTACGGAAAGGATAGATAACGACTTCCGTTATCTTGATTTCATCCTGCTGGAAGAGACGTTCCACCAGTATTCGGTCTTGACGCCTCCGGAGCGACGGTATCCGGAAGCGGTTAACAGATAG
- a CDS encoding TIGR00282 family metallophosphoesterase: MRILFIGDIMGRPGREAAAAEIPKLREECGGFDFIIANGENSAGGFGLTEKVMKELFAAGVDILTNGNHVWDKKDFIPLLDSEKAVLRPANHPQGTRGRGYAVYERNGERLAVLCLQGRTFMPPLDCPFQTADRVIAECPVPAIFVDIHAEATSEKRALGIYLDGKVSAVVGTHTHVQTADEEILPGGTAFLSDAGMTGGHGGIIGMTAESVLPKFLTGTPCKFEISDENVKFQGAVIEIDSETGRSLDIRRINRAVIR, encoded by the coding sequence ATGCGCATACTTTTTATCGGCGACATCATGGGACGTCCCGGCCGTGAGGCGGCGGCCGCGGAGATCCCCAAACTTCGTGAAGAATGCGGCGGTTTTGACTTCATTATCGCCAACGGGGAAAACAGCGCCGGCGGGTTCGGCCTCACCGAGAAGGTCATGAAAGAGCTTTTTGCGGCCGGCGTCGACATACTTACAAACGGCAACCACGTCTGGGACAAGAAGGATTTTATCCCGCTGCTGGACAGCGAAAAGGCCGTCCTGCGCCCCGCCAACCATCCGCAGGGCACACGCGGGCGCGGCTATGCCGTCTACGAGAGGAATGGCGAAAGGCTCGCCGTCCTCTGCCTTCAGGGACGCACCTTCATGCCGCCGCTCGACTGCCCCTTCCAGACCGCCGACCGGGTGATCGCCGAATGCCCGGTGCCGGCGATATTCGTCGACATCCACGCGGAGGCCACCTCCGAAAAGAGGGCGCTCGGCATATATCTTGACGGGAAAGTATCCGCCGTGGTCGGTACGCACACACACGTTCAGACCGCTGACGAGGAGATACTCCCGGGCGGCACCGCCTTTCTCTCCGACGCCGGCATGACCGGCGGCCACGGGGGGATAATCGGGATGACGGCGGAATCGGTGCTTCCTAAATTCCTCACGGGGACGCCCTGTAAATTTGAGATATCCGACGAGAACGTAAAATTTCAGGGGGCCGTCATCGAGATAGATTCGGAGACGGGACGTTCCCTGGATATACGAAGGATAAACAGGGCGGTAATCCGATAA
- a CDS encoding sodium-dependent transporter, producing MEGNSGNREQWGSRFGFIMAAAGSAVGLGNIWRFPYITGKYGGGAFVLVYLAVVIVLGSSLMLAEFAMGRRAKLDSVGTFRKLGGGAWPIVGWMGFFCGFVILSYYAVIAGWTLAYMFKSFGGLMEAAAAGKAGDVFGAFVSDPVQAIAYHGVAMAIVIGVVYRGISGGIEKSCKILMPALFLILVLLIIRSLTLPGAEAGLRFYLLPDFSKLSSEAFLAAVGQGFYSLSLAMGIIITYGSYLGKHEYMPKMTGTIVMLDTAVAIMAGLVIFPAVFAFGVDAGAGPGLTFVTLPIVFAKMPMGAFFSFAFFALLFIAAITSAFSLLEVVVTFAIDELGWSRAKSAIVMGIAIAVLGIPSALSVGGHFPKICGKDFLDAMDFITNNAVMPIGGMLTSFFVGWLWTKGAKDEVTNFGEHDFPFYTVWLWVCRVVAPVCIGLIFITGLKW from the coding sequence GTGGAAGGGAATTCAGGAAACAGAGAACAGTGGGGGAGCAGATTCGGCTTTATCATGGCCGCCGCCGGTTCCGCCGTGGGGCTTGGAAATATCTGGCGTTTTCCATACATCACGGGTAAATACGGAGGGGGCGCGTTCGTTCTCGTATACCTTGCCGTCGTCATCGTCCTCGGCTCGTCGCTTATGCTCGCCGAGTTCGCTATGGGACGCCGGGCCAAACTTGACTCCGTGGGGACCTTCAGGAAACTCGGCGGAGGCGCCTGGCCGATAGTCGGCTGGATGGGCTTCTTCTGCGGCTTTGTCATTCTTTCATACTACGCGGTCATTGCCGGCTGGACGCTGGCCTACATGTTCAAGTCGTTCGGCGGCCTGATGGAGGCCGCCGCCGCGGGCAAGGCCGGAGACGTCTTCGGCGCCTTTGTATCCGACCCCGTACAGGCGATCGCCTACCACGGCGTCGCCATGGCGATCGTCATCGGAGTCGTCTACCGCGGCATCAGCGGCGGCATTGAAAAGAGCTGCAAGATCCTTATGCCGGCGCTCTTCCTGATACTTGTGCTGCTTATCATCCGTTCGCTTACCCTGCCGGGGGCGGAGGCGGGACTGCGCTTCTACCTGCTGCCCGACTTCTCGAAGCTCTCCAGCGAGGCGTTCCTCGCCGCGGTCGGACAGGGCTTCTATTCGCTCTCCCTGGCTATGGGCATCATCATCACCTACGGGAGCTACCTTGGAAAACATGAGTATATGCCTAAGATGACGGGCACGATCGTCATGCTGGATACCGCCGTCGCGATCATGGCGGGGCTTGTCATCTTCCCGGCGGTCTTCGCCTTCGGCGTCGACGCCGGAGCCGGTCCCGGACTTACGTTCGTCACGCTGCCGATCGTCTTCGCGAAGATGCCGATGGGGGCCTTCTTCTCATTCGCCTTCTTCGCGCTGCTCTTCATCGCCGCCATCACCTCCGCCTTCTCGCTTCTTGAGGTCGTCGTGACCTTCGCGATAGACGAGCTCGGCTGGTCCCGCGCGAAGTCGGCGATCGTCATGGGGATCGCCATCGCCGTTCTCGGCATCCCCTCGGCGCTCTCCGTCGGCGGGCACTTCCCGAAGATATGCGGCAAAGATTTCCTCGACGCGATGGACTTCATCACCAACAACGCCGTCATGCCGATCGGCGGGATGCTCACCTCTTTCTTCGTCGGCTGGCTGTGGACGAAAGGCGCGAAAGACGAAGTTACCAACTTCGGCGAGCATGATTTCCCGTTTTATACTGTATGGCTGTGGGTATGCCGCGTGGTCGCGCCTGTATGCATCGGGCTGATCTTCATCACAGGGCTTAAATGGTAA
- a CDS encoding glycine/sarcosine/betaine reductase component B subunit, whose product MKLELQKAKVKNITWGDKTALLADGTLQINKEEFLAAAADTEHFKTLNADLARPGESVRICPVKDAIQPRYKTEGAGQIFPGMLGGVDTVGSGKTFVLEGAAVVTCGRIVGFQEGIVDMSGEGAKYTPFSKTMNAVLVFEPVEGIEPHEYEKACRLAGFRAALYVAEAAWKAGAAVDETKAYELPSFAEAMKAYPELPKVAYIYMLQTQGLLHDTYVYGVDAKKIIPSLIHPNETMDGAIVSGNCVSACDKNSTYVHQNNPVIRSLYERHGKDINFIGVIITNENVTLMDKQRSSSYAVKLASMLGVDGVVISEEGFGNPDADLIMNCRKAEQAGIRTALITDEYAGRDGASQSLADATKEADAVVTAGNANMIVVLPPQEKIIGFTDYTDVIAGGFDGSLRPDGSIEVELQAITGATCELGFNPLSAKTW is encoded by the coding sequence ATGAAACTCGAACTGCAGAAGGCAAAAGTCAAGAACATCACATGGGGCGATAAGACCGCCCTCCTTGCCGACGGCACCCTTCAGATCAACAAGGAAGAGTTCCTCGCGGCGGCGGCAGACACAGAGCATTTCAAGACACTGAACGCCGACCTCGCGCGTCCCGGCGAATCAGTCCGCATCTGCCCCGTCAAAGACGCCATCCAGCCCCGCTACAAGACGGAAGGGGCCGGCCAGATATTCCCCGGCATGCTCGGCGGTGTAGACACCGTCGGAAGCGGCAAGACCTTCGTCCTCGAAGGAGCGGCGGTGGTCACCTGCGGGCGCATCGTCGGATTCCAGGAGGGCATCGTCGACATGAGCGGCGAGGGAGCGAAGTACACCCCCTTCTCAAAAACGATGAACGCCGTGCTCGTCTTTGAGCCTGTCGAGGGCATCGAGCCCCACGAATACGAGAAGGCCTGCCGCCTTGCCGGATTCCGCGCCGCCCTCTACGTCGCGGAGGCCGCGTGGAAGGCCGGAGCGGCCGTTGACGAGACGAAAGCCTACGAGCTTCCCTCGTTCGCGGAGGCGATGAAGGCTTATCCGGAACTTCCGAAGGTCGCCTACATCTACATGCTCCAGACGCAGGGACTTCTCCATGATACCTACGTCTACGGCGTGGACGCGAAGAAGATCATCCCCTCGCTCATCCATCCCAACGAGACCATGGACGGCGCGATCGTTTCAGGCAACTGCGTCTCCGCCTGCGACAAGAACAGCACCTACGTCCACCAGAACAACCCCGTCATCCGCAGCCTTTACGAGCGCCACGGCAAAGACATCAACTTCATCGGCGTTATCATCACCAATGAGAACGTCACGCTGATGGACAAGCAGAGAAGCTCGTCATACGCGGTGAAGCTCGCCTCGATGCTCGGCGTCGACGGCGTCGTCATCAGCGAAGAGGGCTTCGGGAATCCCGACGCCGACCTCATCATGAACTGCCGCAAGGCGGAGCAGGCCGGCATCAGAACGGCCCTCATCACCGACGAATACGCGGGCCGCGACGGAGCGAGCCAGTCACTCGCCGACGCTACGAAAGAGGCCGACGCGGTGGTAACGGCGGGCAACGCCAACATGATCGTCGTGCTGCCCCCGCAGGAAAAAATCATCGGATTTACAGACTACACGGATGTTATAGCAGGCGGTTTCGACGGCTCGCTCAGACCCGACGGGTCGATCGAGGTCGAGCTTCAGGCTATCACAGGCGCGACATGCGAGCTGGGCTTCAACCCCCTCAGCGCCAAAACCTGGTAG
- a CDS encoding glycine/sarcosine/betaine reductase component B subunit — MEHSKKLRIGNFHVNDIVFGEKTSFKSGVLTINKKEAIASVDPDNELKNIEIYIVRPGDDTRILPCKVGLEPRFRPDGRATFPGVTGGLTIESCGDGDLYAMKGISVISCGKYSQAAEGMLDMSGPGAEHSIFAKMVNLVVYAEMINPTKLDQPFRNEAPLKMAAHYLADYVATSLKGLEPEDWECYELEPGAEEAEKKGLPRVALFFQIKAQVGKDKFFNERIFGIDCENMLPFLMHPNAVFDGQITNQGGLYGEGYCTYTYQNWPIIKRLYEEHGKTINFVGAIPFAVDVPNHFKQAVKVAGGELASMLKLDGAIIASVAGGSNYDVDFFFMCAELEKRGIKTVGLTPEHSGKSMLDPIADAIVSTGDSGTVFEFPPMKNVIGDLASVTRDFYHAAWTAHEKYGPSLRPDGSLIVNGCMIVDSTNCAGFTTKTVKDY; from the coding sequence TTGGAACATTCGAAAAAACTGAGAATAGGGAACTTTCATGTCAACGACATAGTGTTTGGCGAAAAGACCTCATTCAAAAGCGGTGTGCTGACTATCAACAAAAAAGAGGCGATCGCCTCTGTGGACCCGGATAATGAACTGAAGAATATAGAGATATATATTGTTCGCCCAGGCGACGACACACGCATTTTGCCGTGCAAGGTCGGTTTGGAGCCGCGCTTCCGCCCCGACGGACGCGCCACCTTCCCCGGCGTCACCGGCGGCCTGACGATCGAGAGCTGCGGCGACGGCGACCTCTACGCGATGAAGGGCATCAGCGTCATCTCCTGCGGCAAATATTCACAGGCCGCCGAAGGGATGCTCGACATGAGCGGCCCCGGCGCGGAGCACTCCATATTTGCCAAAATGGTAAACCTGGTGGTATATGCCGAAATGATCAACCCGACAAAGCTGGATCAGCCTTTCAGAAATGAAGCGCCGCTGAAAATGGCCGCGCATTACCTGGCGGACTATGTGGCGACTTCCCTGAAAGGGCTGGAACCGGAAGACTGGGAATGCTACGAGCTGGAGCCCGGCGCTGAAGAGGCGGAAAAGAAGGGCCTTCCGAGAGTCGCGCTCTTCTTCCAGATCAAGGCGCAGGTCGGCAAGGATAAGTTCTTCAACGAGAGGATATTCGGCATCGACTGCGAAAATATGCTGCCCTTCCTTATGCACCCCAACGCGGTGTTCGACGGACAGATCACCAACCAGGGCGGTCTTTATGGCGAAGGCTACTGCACATACACCTATCAGAACTGGCCGATAATCAAGCGCCTTTATGAGGAGCACGGCAAGACGATCAACTTTGTCGGCGCGATCCCCTTTGCGGTCGACGTCCCCAACCACTTCAAGCAGGCCGTAAAGGTCGCCGGCGGCGAGCTGGCCTCCATGCTGAAGCTTGACGGCGCGATCATCGCCTCCGTCGCCGGCGGCAGCAACTACGACGTAGACTTCTTCTTCATGTGCGCCGAGCTGGAGAAACGCGGCATCAAGACCGTCGGCCTCACGCCTGAGCACAGCGGCAAATCGATGCTCGATCCTATCGCCGACGCCATCGTCTCCACCGGCGACTCGGGTACCGTCTTCGAATTCCCGCCGATGAAGAACGTGATCGGCGATCTCGCGTCGGTAACGCGCGACTTCTATCACGCCGCATGGACCGCTCACGAGAAATACGGTCCCAGCCTGCGCCCTGACGGTTCCCTGATCGTAAACGGCTGCATGATCGTGGACAGCACCAACTGCGCCGGTTTCACGACCAAGACGGTGAAGGATTACTAA
- the grdB gene encoding glycine reductase complex selenoprotein B — MTKKRIVHYINQFFAGIGGEEKADTKPESRPGVVGPGMALAKELGDAAEVVGTVICGDGYYAENIDSATEEILKLISAFQPDAVVTGPAFNAGRYGTAAGGVADAVQKKLGIPAVSGMYEENPGADMFRKTVFIVPTADNARGIKTAVPAMAKLVLKVLETNGEPGSPEEAGYMPRGVRVNFFQDRPGADRAVEMLVKKLKGEEFTTEYPMPSFDRVAPGEAVKDLKNATIALVTSGGIVPKGNPDHIESSSAMKFGTYDIEGVQTADSEHYATAHGGYDPTYANSDPNRVLPVDVLREMEKEGVFKKLYRYFSTTVGNGTSIANAKKFGTAIGEQLKKDGVDAVILTSTUGTCTRCGATMVKAIEAFGIPVVHICTIVPISQTVGANRIVPAVAIPYPLGDINKNAAEEKQIRRAILDKAMKALQTPISEQTVF, encoded by the coding sequence ATGACAAAGAAGAGGATCGTACACTACATAAACCAGTTCTTCGCCGGTATCGGCGGAGAAGAGAAGGCTGACACAAAGCCCGAGTCACGCCCCGGCGTAGTCGGCCCCGGCATGGCGCTTGCCAAAGAACTCGGCGATGCGGCCGAGGTCGTCGGCACGGTGATCTGCGGCGACGGCTACTACGCGGAGAATATCGATTCCGCGACAGAGGAGATACTCAAGCTGATCTCCGCCTTCCAGCCCGACGCGGTCGTCACCGGACCGGCCTTCAACGCCGGACGTTACGGCACGGCGGCCGGCGGCGTCGCCGACGCGGTGCAGAAGAAACTCGGCATTCCCGCCGTCTCCGGCATGTATGAGGAAAACCCCGGAGCCGACATGTTCAGAAAGACGGTATTTATCGTCCCGACAGCCGACAACGCGCGCGGCATCAAGACGGCCGTCCCCGCGATGGCGAAACTCGTCCTCAAAGTCCTTGAGACAAACGGCGAGCCCGGCTCACCGGAAGAGGCTGGTTACATGCCCCGCGGCGTTCGCGTCAACTTCTTCCAGGACAGGCCCGGCGCGGACCGCGCGGTAGAGATGCTCGTCAAGAAGCTCAAAGGCGAGGAATTCACCACGGAATACCCGATGCCGAGCTTTGACCGCGTGGCTCCGGGAGAGGCGGTCAAAGACCTTAAGAACGCGACGATCGCGCTCGTCACCTCCGGCGGCATCGTGCCGAAGGGCAACCCTGACCATATCGAATCCTCCAGCGCGATGAAGTTCGGCACCTACGACATCGAGGGCGTACAGACAGCGGACAGCGAGCACTACGCGACGGCGCACGGCGGATACGACCCGACCTACGCGAACAGCGACCCGAACAGAGTCCTTCCCGTCGACGTGCTGCGTGAGATGGAAAAAGAGGGCGTCTTCAAGAAGCTCTACCGGTACTTCTCGACGACGGTCGGCAACGGGACGTCGATCGCCAACGCGAAGAAATTCGGAACCGCCATCGGCGAACAGCTGAAAAAAGACGGAGTTGACGCCGTGATCCTCACCTCCACCTGAGGAACCTGTACTCGTTGCGGTGCAACGATGGTTAAAGCAATAGAAGCGTTTGGAATCCCCGTGGTGCATATCTGCACGATCGTGCCGATCTCGCAGACGGTCGGGGCGAACCGCATAGTCCCGGCGGTCGCCATCCCATATCCCCTCGGAGACATAAACAAGAACGCTGCCGAAGAAAAACAGATCCGCCGCGCGATCCTGGACAAGGCCATGAAGGCCCTCCAGACGCCGATTTCAGAGCAGACAGTATTTTAA